In a single window of the Pseudomonadota bacterium genome:
- a CDS encoding efflux RND transporter periplasmic adaptor subunit, whose translation MKMTKKNIVLLIIAVVIIGGLIIYFAGKKGTSEKTRSETFIAKKGNVTYFTEQTGIIKAQVGAIVKVGTRATGTLTQLRYQVGDYVKKGELIAKIDDREIIANVKNNQAFIEEQKRDLDSKNAQYAYAKLNYEREARLLEKEFTTKDSVDKAKRELDIALAQVELGKAKVNEAVEKLKALEVSLSYTKIYAPISGYVSTVSTQEGETVVSGLSAAILITIIDPSKLEMWIYVDETDIGRTKTGVRVEYWVDTYRDKRFPGKISMIYPQPEIKDNIVYYLAIVKIDPKDTTLLRPEMTTHVRIIVEEKTDVLVVPNNAVRFEEGKNVVYVDKGKEKPERRTVTPGIRDDSFTEIVSGIAEGERIVIPVAKKAQSNSTPGVKK comes from the coding sequence ATGAAAATGACTAAAAAAAATATAGTTCTGCTAATCATAGCGGTTGTGATCATAGGCGGGTTAATAATCTACTTTGCCGGCAAAAAAGGCACATCGGAAAAAACAAGAAGTGAGACATTCATAGCAAAAAAAGGGAACGTGACATATTTTACCGAACAGACAGGCATCATAAAAGCCCAGGTTGGAGCGATTGTAAAAGTAGGGACAAGGGCTACGGGAACACTTACACAGCTGCGATACCAGGTAGGCGATTATGTAAAAAAGGGTGAACTTATAGCGAAGATAGATGACAGAGAGATCATCGCAAATGTAAAGAATAACCAGGCATTCATCGAAGAGCAGAAGAGAGACCTGGATTCCAAGAATGCACAATATGCCTACGCCAAGTTGAATTATGAAAGAGAGGCAAGACTCTTGGAGAAGGAATTTACGACGAAGGACAGCGTGGATAAGGCTAAAAGGGAACTGGATATAGCTTTAGCACAGGTAGAACTGGGGAAAGCAAAGGTAAATGAAGCTGTTGAAAAACTTAAAGCCCTTGAAGTGTCTCTGAGTTATACGAAAATATATGCTCCTATCTCAGGCTATGTATCAACGGTCTCCACGCAGGAAGGAGAAACTGTCGTATCCGGCCTTTCTGCGGCGATTCTCATCACGATTATCGATCCCAGCAAACTTGAGATGTGGATTTATGTTGATGAGACGGATATAGGAAGAACAAAAACAGGGGTGAGAGTAGAATACTGGGTAGATACATATCGTGATAAAAGATTTCCAGGAAAGATCAGCATGATTTATCCGCAGCCTGAAATAAAGGATAACATCGTCTACTATCTTGCTATTGTGAAGATAGACCCGAAAGATACGACACTCCTCAGACCGGAGATGACAACCCATGTTCGTATTATTGTTGAAGAGAAGACGGATGTGCTTGTTGTGCCGAATAACGCTGTCCGGTTCGAGGAAGGGAAAAACGTTGTATATGTTGACAAGGGCAAAGAAAAACCTGAACGCAGAACAGTGACCCCCGGCATAAGGGATGATAGCTTTACAGAGATTGTTTCAGGTATTGCCGAAGGTGAACGCATTGTTATACCTGTTGCAAAAAAGGCTCAATCAAACAGCACTCCAGGCGTAAAGAAGTGA
- a CDS encoding ABC transporter permease has translation MELSLKISQLREFLEEIFKILYYYRGRVIFSFAGVALGILSICIIITTIDGANKKAHDIFEVLGPDSIMVFGGGERQRAARVRTLSLTFRDAESLYRIEGIYDLMKVYQVRNVMMKYKGEKWQTQVVGSTTNYFESFSWGFQFGSVFTIGDYDNAEAVCVIGAKVYDELFHGENALGKAILVGKLPTKVIGVLEEKGGGMGGPNLDDRVIMPLTTVMSRIANEKRYLGMMRLKTNRDIDKTVEDVRTVLRNNHGLRGTAEDDFTIRSSKDIMKFVTVISGQLFLFLGIAAIVALVVSGFVLANLFYLTIQERRKDIGIRRAYGATRRGILLSFLFESIIITLMGGIAGVLLSVILGGTFEKLFDIPMLFSFKVVIFALFFSFLTGLLSGLKPALRASRIEPIEAIRG, from the coding sequence ATGGAGCTATCTCTCAAGATATCACAACTTAGAGAATTTCTCGAAGAAATATTTAAGATTCTATATTATTACCGGGGGAGGGTAATATTTTCTTTTGCCGGTGTTGCCCTCGGCATACTTTCCATTTGCATTATTATTACTACAATTGACGGTGCCAACAAGAAGGCTCATGATATTTTTGAAGTGCTCGGTCCGGATTCCATCATGGTTTTTGGCGGTGGGGAAAGGCAGCGGGCAGCAAGAGTGAGGACTCTCAGCTTAACATTTCGTGATGCAGAATCGCTTTACAGGATAGAAGGAATCTACGACTTAATGAAGGTTTATCAGGTAAGGAATGTTATGATGAAGTATAAAGGGGAAAAATGGCAAACCCAGGTAGTCGGTTCTACCACGAATTACTTTGAATCCTTTTCATGGGGTTTTCAGTTTGGTTCTGTATTTACTATTGGAGACTATGACAATGCAGAAGCAGTCTGTGTTATTGGAGCAAAGGTATACGATGAACTCTTTCATGGTGAAAATGCCCTTGGAAAGGCGATTCTTGTGGGTAAACTTCCCACAAAGGTCATTGGTGTTCTTGAAGAAAAAGGCGGCGGCATGGGCGGCCCCAATCTTGACGACAGAGTGATCATGCCATTAACAACGGTAATGAGCAGGATTGCCAATGAAAAACGATATCTGGGCATGATGAGGCTCAAGACCAACAGGGATATCGACAAAACCGTTGAGGATGTGAGAACAGTACTCAGAAACAATCATGGTCTTCGTGGGACAGCAGAGGACGATTTTACTATAAGGAGTTCTAAAGACATCATGAAGTTTGTTACGGTCATCTCGGGCCAGCTTTTCCTTTTCCTGGGTATAGCAGCAATAGTGGCACTTGTTGTCAGCGGTTTTGTCCTTGCTAACCTTTTCTATTTGACCATACAGGAACGGCGCAAGGATATTGGGATAAGAAGGGCTTACGGGGCAACGAGAAGGGGCATCCTGCTTTCCTTTCTCTTTGAATCGATAATAATTACTTTAATGGGTGGAATAGCAGGTGTCCTGCTCAGCGTGATACTTGGCGGGACTTTCGAAAAGCTTTTTGATATTCCCATGTTATTTTCCTTTAAGGTCGTTATTTTTGCCCTCTTCTTCAGCTTTCTAACCGGTTTGCTTTCCGGCCTCAAACCGGCGTTACGTGCGAGCAGGATTGAACCTATAGAGGCAATAAGGGGATGA
- a CDS encoding ABC transporter ATP-binding protein, producing the protein MISLKHIKKSYFIGERELPILKGIDLAIGRGEFIILMGVSGSGKTTLMNIVGLLDKQTEGEYEFMGTSIDGLNDEGLAALRNMHIGFVFQQFFLLPYLNAIENVLIPIVYSEKQIKHPREKAKQLLGKFGLEERIHNKPSQLSGGEQQRVAIARALINDPDLILADEPTGALDSKTGNEIMELFSMLNGEGKTVIVVTHDPKLASFGNRLIRIEDGAISQDITT; encoded by the coding sequence GTGATTAGCCTCAAGCATATAAAAAAGAGTTATTTTATCGGAGAACGTGAACTGCCTATCCTCAAAGGCATAGACCTGGCGATCGGACGGGGTGAGTTTATTATTCTCATGGGCGTTTCAGGGTCAGGCAAGACTACTCTGATGAATATAGTAGGCCTTCTTGATAAACAGACAGAGGGTGAGTACGAGTTTATGGGCACAAGCATTGACGGCCTTAATGATGAGGGGCTTGCTGCACTCAGAAATATGCACATAGGTTTTGTTTTTCAACAATTCTTTTTACTTCCCTATTTGAATGCTATTGAGAATGTCCTGATCCCCATAGTTTATTCAGAAAAACAGATAAAACATCCCCGTGAAAAGGCCAAGCAACTTTTGGGAAAATTCGGTCTTGAAGAGCGGATACACAACAAGCCTTCCCAGCTTTCAGGCGGTGAGCAGCAACGGGTTGCCATAGCGAGGGCGCTTATTAACGATCCTGACCTTATCCTTGCCGATGAACCTACCGGTGCATTGGATTCTAAAACCGGCAATGAAATTATGGAACTGTTTAGCATGCTCAACGGAGAAGGAAAGACTGTTATTGTTGTTACCCATGACCCGAAGCTGGCCTCTTTCGGCAACAGGCTGATAAGGATTGAGGATGGAGCTATCTCTCAAGATATCACAACTTAG